In a genomic window of Candidatus Deferrimicrobium sp.:
- a CDS encoding glycine--tRNA ligase subunit alpha, translating to MFFQDLILSLQKYWADKSCVIHQPYDLEVGAGTFHPATFLQALGPEPWNTAYVQPSRRPTDGRYGENPNRLQHYYQFQVIMKPCPTDYVELYLDSLRAVGIDPLKHDIRFVEDDWESPTLGAWGLGWEVWLDGMEITQFTYFQQCGGIDLKPISGEITYGVERIAMYLQNMNNVFDLKWVGDVTYGDVHHRGEVEFSKYNFETADIQMLFSLFTMYEKECQSLIAAKLVLPAYDFCLKCSHAFNLLDARGAISVTERTSYIGRVRNLARACAEGYLKSREEMGFPLLGKFSG from the coding sequence GTGTTTTTTCAAGATCTCATTCTGTCCCTGCAGAAGTACTGGGCCGACAAGAGTTGCGTGATCCACCAGCCGTACGACCTTGAAGTCGGCGCCGGGACGTTCCATCCCGCCACGTTCCTGCAAGCCCTGGGACCCGAGCCGTGGAATACGGCCTATGTCCAGCCGTCCCGCCGTCCAACGGACGGCCGGTACGGGGAAAATCCCAACCGCCTGCAGCACTACTACCAGTTCCAGGTCATCATGAAGCCGTGCCCCACGGATTATGTGGAGCTGTACCTCGACTCCCTCCGCGCGGTGGGGATCGATCCGTTGAAGCACGACATCCGGTTCGTCGAGGACGACTGGGAATCTCCCACTCTCGGCGCGTGGGGCCTCGGCTGGGAGGTGTGGCTGGACGGGATGGAGATCACCCAATTCACCTACTTCCAGCAGTGCGGCGGCATCGATCTGAAGCCGATCTCCGGGGAGATCACCTACGGCGTCGAACGGATCGCGATGTATCTGCAGAACATGAACAACGTCTTCGATCTCAAGTGGGTCGGCGACGTCACCTACGGCGACGTTCACCACCGCGGGGAAGTGGAATTCTCGAAGTACAACTTCGAGACGGCTGATATCCAGATGCTCTTCTCCCTCTTCACGATGTACGAGAAGGAGTGCCAGAGTCTCATCGCGGCGAAGCTCGTCCTTCCCGCCTACGATTTCTGCCTCAAATGCTCCCACGCCTTCAACCTGCTCGACGCCCGGGGCGCGATTTCCGTTACGGAGCGAACCTCCTATATCGGGCGCGTCCGGAACCTGGCCCGCGCGTGCGCCGAAGGATATCTGAAATCGCGCGAGGAGATGGGCTTCCCGCTGCTCGGGAAGTTCTCCGGCTGA